The DNA sequence AAAACAGGGATTTTACTTGGAGAAACTGGCTCAGTTACATCTGCAACGGATATAACTGATGGTCTTGCCAGTGAGATTGGCGAAATTGTAGATAGCAGTAGTTCTGGAATTGGTATAACTATTTATGAAGAATTACTTCCTATTCCCGATTCTGTGTTAGAAATTGGCAAAAACACGAATAAAAATCCTTTTGAATTTGCTTTATACTATGGAGAAGATTTTGAAATCCTATTAACTATAAGAAAAGATGTTTTTAATAAAATTAAAGATAATTTTCACCTTTATAAAATAGGTGAAGTGACTTCTTCGGGTAAAATGATTATTGTAAATAAAGAAGGCATAGAAAACTTGCTTACGCCACGTGGTTGGGAGCATTTAACTAAATAAATTTTATTTTTAAGTTAAAATCAAATTTAATGTAAATTAACCATATTAATTATAAAATAAGTTTAATCGTTGGCATTCAAGTTTTTTGAGGTTGAAGGAAACGGAGTTTCCTGAACAGCTAAAACAGAGTTTTTGCATGTTGAAATGGACTCGAATGCCAACATTAATAGTTTTAGTATTTTAGTATAAAAAGATGTTTTTAATACATTATCTAATTATTTTTATATCATGAAAAACATAATATATCACCATATTAAGTTTACTAAAGGAATTTGAAGACTTTTATATGCTCAAAATGATTATTATACATCCAAATAATATTTAAAATATTTAGGAGAGTTATAATGAAAAAAGAAGTTATGACATATGAAAAATTCCATGATGCACTTCAATGCAAAGTATGCCAGAGGAAATGTGTCATTAACAAGGGAAACACAGGATTCTGCAATATGCGGAAAAATATAGATAACAAGCTCTGTGCATTAAATTACGCTGCAGCATCATCTGTAGCTGTTGACCCCATTGAAAAAAAGCCGCTTTTCCATTTTTATCCTGGTTCAACTGTTTTTTCACTGGGATCTGTGGGATGTAATTTTAGATGTAAGCATTGCCAGAACTGGAATATTTCTCAGGCAAATTTAAATGAAATTTCAACACGTGAAATATTACCTGAAGAAGCAATAAGACTTACCAAAGAATATGGCTGTAAATCGATAGCATGGACCTATAATGAACCGACCATGTGGTTTGAATACACTTATGATTCAGCTAAACTTGCAAAAAAAGAAGGTATAGCCACAGTTTATGTAACAAATGGTTATATGAGTGAAGAATCATTTGATCTTATTAACCCTTATCTTGATGCTGCTAATATTGATTTAAAGGGTATGTCCGATAAATTTTAT is a window from the Methanobacterium sp. genome containing:
- the amrS gene encoding AmmeMemoRadiSam system radical SAM enzyme, translating into MKKEVMTYEKFHDALQCKVCQRKCVINKGNTGFCNMRKNIDNKLCALNYAAASSVAVDPIEKKPLFHFYPGSTVFSLGSVGCNFRCKHCQNWNISQANLNEISTREILPEEAIRLTKEYGCKSIAWTYNEPTMWFEYTYDSAKLAKKEGIATVYVTNGYMSEESFDLINPYLDAANIDLKGMSDKFYQELCQARLRPVLDNIKRFYDNKIHIEITNLIIPGYNDSKEDITALVKFMVDETGPEVPLHFTRFFPYYELIQLPPTPVKSLQRAYNIAKDAGMKYVYIGNVSVGGGENTLCPECGEILIERDGFEIIDDKFKKTRKCPKCNASINIIT